The region CAAAAAAGGAGCACACGTTATGGTAACCATACCTCCACGATATTGTACTGAAAGGTATCAAAAGAACACAATACGAATAAGAAAAAACAATCACTGAAAGTGGAGAGATCGAGAGAGAGGAGGCTAATTCTGCTGTTTATTGGAACTAAACATCGGAGGCTTGAATTTAATAACATAACAGGATTCATTTGTACGTGGAACGTGTCTGGGACGGCCTCTATCCGGCTACCACAGTTGTATTTTTGTGTTCCTGTTTGTTTCTGAGTTGTGGAAGCTCTCTCCAAGCTGAAAGCTGGCTGGTTCTGACTTGTTACTGCCTGTTTCCTCTCCCAGTTCTCGCTGTTCACTGCCATCCACAAGCATTACACCCTGGAGGAGTGGAaggagtttgcagtcagtaaccctgactgtctgcaggtAACCGGGGAGCGAGTGGCAGAGACAGGACGGGCAGACTGGGGCTCGGAGTCCCTGTTGGGAAGTATGTgtgtatgggggtgggggagcatAAAGTGAAGGGAGGAGAAACCTAAAGAGATGAAAAAAGTTGGCACTTAGACAGCCCTTTCCTCTCCCCTGTCTCTTACTGTTTTATACAGAGTGTGATAGGTACCTGGACTACACTGCCGATACGTTAGCAGTATTGAAGAGGCGTTCAGTTAGACATGAATGGGCCGTGGACAGAGAAATACAAACCACCTGCAGGTGGATGGGATTAGTCAATAGTTTGGATTGGTTTCATAGTCAGCACAAATGTGGTGGCCAAAGTACCCATTCCTTTTCTGTGCCTTTCAGTTATCTAGTTTTAGACATCTCTATATTGGGGACAAGTTTCTTGTTATCCAGCCCGTATCTGTGTCTCATCAAGATTCCTCCTCCAACTCCCATCCTCCTCAGTTCTAAGAAGAACCATTCCACCCGCTCTAGTTCTTCTCTCATAACCAAAATGATCCATCCCAGGCCGTATCCTGGTGAATtgccccccaccttcaccattccccattcctgtttccttctTTCTCCTATATCTGTACCTGTCCGTCACCTCCCTcaaggtgctcctcccccttccctttcttccatgatcttctaccctctcctatcagattccccctcctccaaccctgtatctctttcaccaatcaacttcccagctctttacttcacccctccccttctggttcctcctatcacctaccaccttgtacatcttccccccctctccccaccttcttactctgacttctcatcttttgtcccagtcctgaagaagggtctcggcccaaaacgtctcCAGTTTATTCATCTCattagatgatgcctggcctgctgagttctctcagcattttgtctgtgttgcacaataccctggtgaatctcctctgcacctttcacCAGTCCTGTCACTGTAGTGGAAACACCGGGTGGAGATGTTAAATACTAGACactgtaggtttaaggtgagagggagaaagttagttggggggtggggtgggcagGCACTGGAATTTGGGCTGTGAGTAgaccctccctctttcccccacAGAATGTGGCGACCAGTTCCGGCACTGGGCCCAACGATTTTGAGAGGCTGACGTCAGTGCTGGAGTTGCTGCCCGGGGTCCACTATATCTGCCTGGACGTGGCCAATGGATACTCAGAGCACTTTGTGGAGTTTGTGAAAGATGTGAGGAAGAAGTTCCCGAATCACACCATCATGGTAAGGGCCAGACTCTGGGCTCCGGCCGCGGAGAGCAGAAAAATCGGTAaatggtttactattgtcacgtgtaccgagGTACAATGATAAGCTTTGTTCTGTGTACCATTCATTTCACCACATCAATGCATCGAAGCAGAGCAAGGGGAAAGCGAAAAGGGAATGCAGAGTGCAGtgttacagtcacagagaaagtgtaatgcaggcagacaataaggtgcaaggccatgacaaGGTCCATTCAGAGCtctagagtccatcttatcgtatgAGGGAACCACCATTCAAGATAAATTTTATCATCAGagtcaccacatgcaaccctgagattctttttcctgtgggtataatcagcaaatctatagaatagtaactgtaacaggatcgaTGAAAGATCAGGTAGAGTGTGAAAGATAACTAACAACGTAAatgcaaataaatagcaataaataacgagaacatgaaataacaagagtcTTTAATAtgggatcattggttgtgggaacatctcagtagaTGACTGTAGTTatcttcttttgttcaagagcctgatggtcgaagggtagtaactgctcaTGAATCTGGTggctcttgaacttccagcagtgagaaaagagcgaggcctgggtggtggggatgtctgacgatggacgctgctttcctacaacagtgtttcacaTAGATGTATTCaaaggttgggagggttttacctgtgattaTGGGCTGACttctaggattttccattcaaagtctTTGATGTtcccatgatgcaaccagtcaatacattctccactacacatctatagaaggttcTCAAAGTTTTCAAATGTCacgctgaatctctgcagaccaTTCACTAACagcagaatagaagctgtcctttagcctggtggtacatgctttcgcacttttgtgtcttctgcctcatggggggggtggggaagagagaataAACAGGGTGAGTGGGGCCTTTGATGATGCtcgctgcttttctacggcaacaagGTGTAGACAGTGTCCATGTGGGGGGGTTTTGGTGATGTGCCGGACTCACCCTATCTATGTCACATGTAATTTTATATCCCTacggggttcccagcctggggtccatggacgcATTGGTTagtggtagggatccatggcatcaaaacggttgggaacccctgcatggggtcacccctcagcctcctacactcTAACATCTTTATAACTCATcccctcaaatcctggcaacagcTTTGTAAATCCTTTTTTACCCTCCTGACAGTTTAATCACATGCTTTGTATAACTGGGTGATCAAATCTGAACACAATAAGCACCCCACCAGCAGCCTTCACCACCCTATTTACCTTGGATATCTACACCAAAATCCCTCTTCTTCATTGTTCCCTGGGATCCTGCCATCTCTTCAAGATGTTTTACCTTCTAAAAGACAATGCTTCCCTTCAGCATTGAAATGTCCCACTTAACTAGTTGTTCAATACCTTTCCAtagctttattttatttattgattgagatacagtgtggattaGGCCCTCACGGTCCCTCAAGCCCAGCTCCTAAttcaatcccagcctaatcacgggacaatttacaatgaccaaccggtacgtctttgctTAAGAGAATGCTTctcacaatccacaacaccagcAAAAACTCCTTCATGAATGTTGTGTCACTGCCTCCACTTCTCAGACCTGCTTCTTCTGATTACAGGCATCTCTGCTTACTGCTTTCTACCCTGTCCTTCCCCCTGTAATTTTGCTTTCTCTATCACGTCCTCCCTCTGCCTGAACCCAGCCCCTCCAGTCTCATTTCTAAACCCAACACCCCGGTGAGTGTCGGTTATCTCAGTCTAATCCACCCATTGTGAAGTGTGGTCGCCGAATGGGTTCTTTAGTTAGGCAAAGGCAAAATGAAACCAAGGTGAGGAAATGGAGCTGAAGACCAGTCACGTCTAATGAGAGACCATTGAGGGGTGAGTTATACGGAGAGACTGGATAAACTGGGACTGGGTTTACTGGAGCGAAGGGCACTGAGGGCAGAcctacagaggtgtataaaatcatgagggtgtAGATGAGGTGAATAGTGACAATCTAAACCTAAATctaattggggctgagaggggaaagatgtaaaggagacctgaggggcaagtttttccacacagaggtcGGTAGATATACGGAATtatctgccagaggaagtaagAGTGGCAGCGAGCGTTCTGACGGTAAAGGACATTTTGACAAGTAccatggataggaatggtttggaGGGATACGGGCAATGGGACTATTTCAGGTAATCAGCGTGGTCAACATGGATGGGTTGGGcagaagggcccgtttctgtgctggaAAACTGTGACTGTATGTCCTGTAATGCGGATCCGGTGTCACTTACATAAGGACTACTCCTGATGGACCTTTGCGAACGACTGCTTCTTCTCACTGACCGTCTGTGCGGCCGTAGGCCAGCACCATCGGGTTTGGGTCCGTGTAGCTGTCATTGAAGCCGGTGTTGCAGGGCCACAGGAATGGCTCCAACCGCAGCGGAAGTGACAAGACCTCAAGACCACGGAAGGTGGATTGGGCTCTGGGGTCCCAGTTCCTTCGAATGGACCTGTAGAGCTGCTTTCCctggagtgtcggaggctgagCTGGGACCTGGTGGGTTTATTGAATTGAGAGGTATAGAGAATCAGCACTAGAGGATATGTCAAGTACTACAGGATatgtgtttaaggtgagaaggtgaAAGCTTCAAGTTGTTCTTTtgccacagagagtggtgggtgcctggaatggtcagccaggggagggggtgaaggtcAACACGTGAATAAGCAAGGAATGTAGCTATATTCCATCAGGAGTTTGAAAGGAGTTGGAATTTCACCAAAATCACTCTtaagtttctacagatataccctggagagcattctaacgggCCGCATCACCGtctgatgggggggtggggttggggagctactgcacgggatcaaagtaagctgcagagagtcatctccatcatgggaacgagcctcagtagtatccaggacatcttcaaggaccagTCCCTCaggaaggctgcatccatcattaaggacccctcatCACCcaacacatgccctcttctcattgttaccatcgggaaggaggtacaggagcctgaaggtacacactcagtgattcaggaatggcttctttccctctgccatccgatttctaagtgaacattgaacccatgtacactacctcactacttttcatatttctatttttttgaactatttatttaatttaatgatgtaatatacatatactgtatatacttagTGTAATTGGCAGTCTGTTTTCTATTTTGTACTGCTATCGCaaacttaacaaatttcatgacctatggtgtgatattaaacctgattttgattctaaaagAGGTTTAGTTTAATTTGATATCACGTTCAATGCAGACATCAcagcctgaagggcctgttcctgtgctatgtgGTTCCTCAATGTCCCACACAATTCATGTCTCCATAATTATGCACTCTGACAATAGGATAGTACCATGGATGAGCTGGGCCGAGAGGCCTGTTTTTATGCCGTATTACCATGACTCTTACTGTCTCACTGCTACCTGTAaatagtttgtacgttctccccatgattgcggtggtttcctccgggtgctctggtttcttcccacagtccaaagatgtatcggtggttggtaggttaattggtttttgtaaattgtcctgtgatgttGGTTAGAATGAAAATGAGGGTTGCTGGGCAATGGGAGGGGtctataaatgaataaataaatatttgcttCAGGGTGTGGGTAAAGGGAGTTTAAAGTTGACTGggtggaaaccagaacacccaggagAAACCTGTGCAGTGACTGGAAGTAAACTGCCCATGGACAGCACCAGAGCTGGGATGAATCACGGTCTCtggagtttcaaagcagcagctcAAGGAGCTTATTGGCTATGGCTCAATGAGTTTTGTTGTAGTTAACTAGTGAGCACTGCAGAAGTAATCCCATTAATCCTCTCCCAGCTTCAGCCCTTTGATCACTAACCTGTCCTGTACATTTTATCTTCCCAGGCAGGAAATGTGGTGACTggtgagatggtggaggaactcatctTGGCTGGAGCTGACATCATCAAAGTTGGCATCGGaccaggtatttacaggaaagaaGGAATCTACTGGGATTTGGGACTGTCAGGATTGGGCaaaataattagattagattagattcaactttattgtcattgtgccgagtacagatacaaagccaatgaaatgcagttagcatctgaccaggaaTGTAAAGAATAGTGttgtttacaaaataactgtgaataaaaagtaagtgctacagcacacaaatataaaagtactgagacagtacaatatggatgcaatactgcttagcactgtgatgtgaggttcagcagggtcacagcctcagggaagaagctcttcctgtgcctgctggtgcaggagccgaggctcctgtagcacccaccggatgggaggagagtaaaaagtccatggttagagtgagatgcatccttgataatgctttttaccCTGCCCAGGCGGCGTTTATgttagatgttctcaatggtgggcaattgggtgcccataatccgctgggcagttttcaccacacgctggggtgctttgcagtccgatatgggacaattgccataccacactgagatgcagttggtgagtgtgctctcaatggtacagcggtaaaagtccatcagtatcctgggacagaggtgagctttcttgatgctccacaggaaataaaggataACCG is a window of Mobula birostris isolate sMobBir1 chromosome 10, sMobBir1.hap1, whole genome shotgun sequence DNA encoding:
- the LOC140203994 gene encoding GMP reductase 2-like yields the protein MPRIDNDIKLDFKDVLLRPKRSTLKSRSEVDLKRSFVFRNSKQSYSGIPIIAANMDTVGTFEMAKALAKFSLFTAIHKHYTLEEWKEFAVSNPDCLQNVATSSGTGPNDFERLTSVLELLPGVHYICLDVANGYSEHFVEFVKDVRKKFPNHTIMAGNVVTGEMVEELILAGADIIKVGIGPGIYRKEGIYWDLGLSGLGKIIRLD